One window from the genome of Spirosoma rhododendri encodes:
- a CDS encoding DUF6814 family protein encodes MNAIKRYLGVLWLAIAALAGYFGLFSLGLPKLASGKTDDLVFGIIIVFVLMPIIVGGLARFGLYALQGEYDD; translated from the coding sequence ATGAACGCAATCAAACGATATTTAGGTGTCCTGTGGCTGGCGATTGCCGCGCTTGCGGGGTACTTCGGCCTATTTTCGCTCGGCCTTCCCAAGCTGGCGTCCGGCAAAACCGACGACCTGGTTTTTGGGATTATCATTGTCTTCGTACTGATGCCGATTATCGTCGGTGGGCTGGCCCGGTTTGGCCTGTATGCCCTGCAAGGTGAATACGACGATTAG
- a CDS encoding IS1 family transposase, producing the protein MPSLKCPKCDATEAVRNGIVGGRQRYRCKNCDYNYTVDKVGKGINTYYVIKALQLYIEGVSLREIERLLGVSHVSVMNWVKKYQIRVPEKNTYHPTYKILSHTELAAYFSERENVMGAGMIVTELGDKFMLIKWERFRDD; encoded by the coding sequence ATGCCTTCTTTAAAATGTCCAAAGTGTGATGCGACCGAAGCGGTCAGAAACGGAATTGTGGGGGGGCGACAGCGGTACCGATGCAAAAACTGCGATTACAATTACACCGTCGACAAGGTGGGGAAGGGAATCAACACCTACTACGTCATCAAGGCGCTTCAGCTTTACATCGAAGGCGTCAGTCTACGTGAAATTGAGCGATTGCTGGGCGTCAGTCACGTGTCGGTGATGAACTGGGTCAAGAAATATCAGATCCGTGTACCGGAGAAGAACACGTATCATCCGACTTACAAGATTCTGAGTCATACCGAACTGGCGGCCTATTTTAGCGAACGCGAGAACGTGATGGGCGCAGGCATGATCGTAACCGAGCTGGGCGACAAGTTCATGCTTATCAAATGGGAGCGATTCCGGGACGATTAA
- a CDS encoding porin family protein produces the protein MQRRSLPFFLIALLSLSALTGRGQGSPEYGSGMRFNLDPEGKKYMRLLTWAQIWARSGQQNPGTTVNGVPTDNVSDIGARRIRMLFQTQISPRYMIVFHIGINNQTFLNGGAAGTSGTGGYGQGKKPGIFFHEAYNEYAVVPAGKNAEGNPRKGSLYVGAGLHYFNGISRMSSASTLNFLTTDLPIINWPLIENSDQFARQFGIYAKGKLGKLGYQFSMNKPFATNLTPPATGTVVTPNVAVDNNGISKMAYGGYVDYQFLDQEANVLPYRIGTYVGTKRVFNIGAGFYTQPEGTASYNTSGQLQRHNINLFGLDLFADLPIGDKAKNAALTVYSVYYNYNFGPNYLRNIGIMNLGAADASFTGQRALAGPGNARPFVGTGNIWYTQAGILLPKAVEKPKMRVQPFAAYTYKAFDALPKAGNYYDMGLNLYIDGHNAKISPQYSLRPYYTDGNTIGGYKGEFIVQAQVYL, from the coding sequence ATGCAAAGACGGTCATTACCCTTTTTTCTGATTGCCTTATTGAGTTTATCAGCCCTGACGGGCCGGGGGCAGGGTTCGCCGGAGTATGGCTCGGGCATGCGCTTCAACCTCGACCCGGAAGGCAAAAAATACATGCGGCTGCTTACCTGGGCGCAGATCTGGGCGCGGTCGGGACAGCAGAACCCGGGCACAACGGTCAACGGCGTACCCACCGACAATGTCTCTGACATCGGTGCCCGGCGTATCCGGATGCTGTTTCAGACGCAGATCAGCCCCCGGTATATGATCGTTTTTCACATTGGTATCAACAATCAGACGTTTCTGAATGGTGGCGCGGCCGGAACGAGCGGCACGGGCGGCTACGGACAGGGCAAAAAACCGGGCATTTTCTTTCACGAAGCCTATAACGAATACGCTGTGGTACCGGCCGGCAAGAATGCCGAAGGAAATCCCCGGAAAGGGTCGCTGTACGTAGGGGCCGGTCTGCATTACTTCAACGGTATTTCGCGCATGTCGTCGGCCAGTACATTGAACTTCCTGACGACTGACCTACCGATCATCAACTGGCCGCTCATCGAAAACAGCGATCAGTTTGCCCGTCAGTTTGGTATCTACGCCAAAGGAAAGCTCGGCAAGCTGGGGTACCAGTTTAGTATGAATAAACCGTTTGCCACCAACCTGACGCCCCCCGCAACCGGCACAGTGGTGACGCCCAACGTAGCCGTTGACAACAATGGTATCAGCAAAATGGCGTATGGTGGCTACGTCGACTATCAGTTCCTGGACCAGGAAGCCAACGTACTGCCATACCGCATCGGGACGTACGTCGGAACGAAGCGGGTGTTCAACATTGGCGCGGGCTTCTACACACAGCCGGAGGGCACGGCGAGCTACAACACAAGCGGTCAGCTCCAGCGCCACAACATCAACCTGTTCGGGCTTGACCTGTTTGCTGATCTGCCGATTGGCGACAAGGCAAAAAACGCGGCTCTGACGGTCTACAGCGTGTACTACAACTACAACTTTGGGCCTAATTACCTGCGGAACATCGGTATTATGAACCTCGGCGCGGCCGATGCCAGCTTCACCGGACAGCGCGCCCTTGCCGGGCCGGGTAATGCCCGCCCGTTCGTCGGCACAGGCAACATCTGGTACACACAGGCCGGTATTCTGCTACCGAAAGCGGTCGAGAAGCCGAAGATGCGGGTACAGCCCTTTGCCGCCTACACATACAAGGCTTTCGACGCCCTGCCCAAAGCGGGCAATTACTACGACATGGGCTTGAATCTGTACATCGACGGGCATAATGCGAAGATTAGCCCACAGTATTCGCTACGGCCTTATTACACCGATGGCAACACGATTGGTGGCTATAAAGGTGAATTTATCGTGCAGGCTCAGGTGTATCTGTAG
- a CDS encoding sensor histidine kinase yields MTSLPLILCSLLYLAVLFVIADRAERRGSATGRSVVSNPYVYALSLAVYCTAWTFYGSVGKAASEGIEFLAVYVGPTLTAPLWWLLLRKMIRICKRQGITSIADFISARYGKSRGLGVLVTLFCIIGIIPYMSIQIKAVAASFATLTGQAHAPGAFFFSDRAFLMTLLLAVFAILFGTRKLEATERHEGLVATIAFESLVKLVAFVGVGAFVTFGLFDGPGDIFSRAAQVPALRETFQFGPGHSTGDWFWQCLISGFAMLFLPRQFQVAAVENVDEKHLNKAMWLFPLYLFVINLFVLPMAFGGQLLLGASADTDEYVVSLPLRNGQLGLAVLAYLGGFSAATSMIIVETTALSVMISNNLVMPLLLTRNRWQQRWGTRPGPFVLNVRRLAILGLLLLAYLYYRIVANRLSLVSVGMISFSAVAQFAPAMIGGLFWKRGTRTGARLGLLTGSSVWLYTLILPTLVPTIFPQSVLTDGPFGIDLLSPIHLFGLRQYDSISHSAFWSLLVNTGFYVWGSLRQPQQITDVNQAVLFVDVFRIDRSRDIPVVWKGTSLLTDIRGLLVTFFGEQRADYILDRYTRRHQLDTSQPFADPRLVAHAERVLTGAVGAASARILVASVAKEEPITADEVIQILKSSQTLLAANRQLTRQSTELQQLTRQLSDANELLKTADQQKDEFLSTVTHEIRTPITSIRALTEILYDDPDLDATTRQRFLSTIMRESERLTRLINQVLELERIESGRAPLQRTMVSLNELVKEAADTVRPLATDKHLLVKTSFPLEPIRVNADRDRLMQVLINLISNAVKFSPDQGRPIDINLFSRADTCTVQVIDRGVGIDPAYHDQIFEKFYQAQANGVRKPKGSGLGLTISRTLIDLHGGRLTVDSEPGRGSTFAIQLPLPQPEPVDDSVLSSNGIIEH; encoded by the coding sequence ATGACTAGTTTGCCACTGATTCTTTGTTCGCTGCTGTATCTGGCCGTGCTGTTCGTCATCGCGGACCGGGCCGAACGGCGTGGGTCGGCCACCGGGCGAAGTGTCGTGAGCAACCCGTACGTCTATGCCCTGTCGCTGGCCGTGTACTGCACCGCCTGGACGTTCTACGGTAGCGTGGGCAAGGCGGCTTCGGAGGGGATCGAGTTTCTGGCTGTGTATGTCGGCCCCACGCTGACGGCCCCGCTCTGGTGGTTGCTGCTCCGCAAGATGATTCGTATCTGCAAGCGGCAGGGTATCACCAGCATCGCCGACTTTATCTCGGCCCGCTACGGCAAAAGTCGCGGACTGGGGGTGCTGGTCACGCTGTTCTGCATCATCGGCATCATCCCCTACATGTCGATTCAGATTAAGGCGGTGGCCGCCAGTTTTGCGACGCTGACGGGGCAGGCCCACGCGCCGGGGGCTTTTTTCTTTAGCGACCGGGCTTTTCTGATGACCCTGCTGCTGGCGGTGTTCGCGATCCTGTTCGGCACGCGCAAGCTGGAAGCAACCGAGCGGCACGAAGGACTGGTAGCCACGATTGCCTTTGAATCGCTGGTCAAGCTGGTGGCGTTTGTGGGCGTGGGAGCGTTCGTTACGTTTGGGCTGTTCGATGGACCGGGCGATATTTTCAGCCGTGCCGCTCAGGTCCCCGCGCTGCGCGAAACGTTTCAGTTCGGGCCCGGCCACAGCACGGGCGACTGGTTCTGGCAGTGCCTTATCTCGGGCTTCGCCATGCTTTTTTTACCCCGGCAGTTTCAGGTGGCCGCCGTCGAGAACGTGGATGAGAAACACCTCAACAAAGCCATGTGGCTGTTTCCGCTTTACCTGTTTGTCATCAACTTATTTGTGTTGCCGATGGCTTTCGGCGGGCAATTGCTGCTGGGCGCGTCGGCCGATACCGACGAGTACGTGGTATCGTTACCGCTGCGAAATGGGCAGCTGGGGCTGGCCGTACTGGCGTATCTGGGTGGGTTTTCGGCCGCGACAAGCATGATTATCGTGGAAACAACGGCCCTGAGCGTCATGATCAGCAACAACCTCGTTATGCCGCTGCTACTGACCCGAAACCGCTGGCAGCAACGCTGGGGTACCCGGCCGGGGCCGTTTGTGCTCAACGTCCGGCGGCTGGCGATTCTGGGGCTGCTGCTGCTGGCGTACCTGTATTACCGCATCGTGGCCAACCGGCTGTCGCTGGTATCGGTGGGCATGATTTCGTTTTCAGCCGTTGCCCAGTTTGCCCCGGCCATGATTGGCGGGCTGTTCTGGAAACGCGGCACCCGCACCGGGGCCCGGCTCGGTCTGCTGACCGGCAGCAGCGTATGGCTGTACACGCTGATTCTGCCCACCCTCGTTCCAACTATTTTCCCGCAAAGCGTACTGACCGATGGTCCGTTCGGCATTGACCTGCTCAGCCCTATTCACCTGTTCGGGCTGCGACAGTACGACTCGATCAGCCACTCGGCCTTCTGGTCGTTGCTTGTAAATACGGGGTTCTACGTCTGGGGCTCACTCCGGCAGCCGCAGCAGATTACCGACGTGAATCAGGCGGTGCTGTTTGTCGACGTGTTCCGAATCGATCGCAGCCGCGACATACCGGTGGTCTGGAAAGGCACCTCCCTGCTGACCGATATTCGCGGCTTGCTGGTCACGTTTTTCGGTGAGCAACGGGCCGATTATATCCTCGACCGCTACACCCGCCGGCATCAACTCGACACCAGTCAGCCCTTCGCTGACCCCCGGTTGGTGGCCCATGCCGAACGGGTGCTGACGGGGGCAGTGGGCGCAGCGTCGGCCCGGATTCTGGTAGCGTCGGTGGCGAAGGAAGAGCCGATCACCGCCGACGAAGTGATTCAGATTCTGAAAAGTTCGCAGACGCTACTGGCGGCCAACCGGCAGCTAACCCGGCAATCGACCGAATTGCAGCAGCTAACCCGCCAACTCAGCGATGCCAATGAACTCCTCAAAACTGCCGACCAACAAAAAGACGAATTTCTTTCGACCGTAACCCACGAGATTCGTACGCCCATCACCTCGATTCGCGCGCTGACGGAGATTCTGTACGACGACCCCGATCTGGACGCTACCACGCGGCAACGGTTTCTAAGCACGATCATGCGCGAATCGGAACGGTTGACCCGGCTTATCAATCAGGTGCTCGAACTCGAACGAATCGAATCGGGCCGCGCACCGCTGCAACGCACTATGGTATCGCTGAATGAACTGGTAAAGGAAGCCGCCGATACGGTCCGGCCACTGGCGACCGATAAGCACCTGCTCGTCAAAACCAGCTTTCCGCTGGAGCCAATTCGCGTCAATGCCGACCGCGACCGGCTGATGCAGGTGCTGATTAATCTGATTTCCAACGCTGTAAAGTTCAGCCCCGATCAGGGCAGGCCCATCGATATCAACCTGTTCAGCCGGGCCGACACCTGCACGGTTCAGGTCATCGACCGGGGCGTTGGCATCGACCCCGCCTATCACGATCAGATTTTCGAAAAGTTTTATCAGGCGCAGGCCAACGGAGTGCGTAAACCGAAAGGCAGCGGACTCGGCCTTACCATTTCCCGCACACTGATCGACCTGCACGGCGGACGGCTAACCGTCGATAGTGAACCCGGTCGCGGATCAACGTTCGCGATCCAACTGCCTTTGCCTCAGCCTGAACCGGTAGATGATTCTGTTTTGTCGTCCAACGGTATCATTGAACATTAA
- a CDS encoding MFS transporter — MISDSPKQVTSTRSLISVIGASSVGTLIEWYDFYIFGSLATVLATKFFPEGNPTAAFLSTLATFAAGFVVRPFGALFFGRLGDLIGRKYTFMVTLLLMGGATFAIGLIPGYETIGFLAPLLVLILRLLQGLALGGEYGGAATYVAEHAPTGQRGYWTSWIQTTATVGLFVSLIVILLTRSSMSKEAFDEWGWRVPFIASVLMVGISYIIRRNMHESPLFAKAKAEGKTSANPLKESFGNKYNFKFVLLALFGATMGQGVVWYTGQFYAMNFIKTVCNVDAMQSDELMSVALLMGTPFFVVFGWLSDKIGRKGIMMAGMLVAILSYRTLYEKMYQTTNVKKKQEITANFSADSTTAPDPKVAGGMIKTKTVKREYTDGTKLTEVTKTKIAADPSAEPAKLDAARPDVKKTLLINSSDRWSLIWLVFIQVIFVTLVYGPIAAFLVEMFPVQIRYTSMSLPYHIGNGVFGGLLPAVATYLATGAKEANTAAEKAGSALPYAAPYLEGLWYPIIVAAVSLLIGIFYIKNRAQVVD; from the coding sequence ATGATCTCAGATTCTCCCAAGCAAGTTACCAGCACCCGCAGCCTGATCAGTGTGATTGGGGCCTCGTCGGTCGGGACGCTCATCGAGTGGTACGACTTCTACATTTTCGGTTCGCTGGCAACCGTACTGGCCACCAAGTTCTTTCCCGAAGGCAACCCCACGGCCGCTTTCCTCTCGACACTGGCGACGTTTGCCGCCGGTTTCGTCGTACGTCCGTTCGGTGCGCTCTTCTTCGGACGGCTCGGCGACCTCATCGGCCGCAAGTATACGTTCATGGTTACGCTGCTGCTGATGGGGGGGGCCACCTTCGCCATCGGTCTGATTCCGGGTTACGAAACCATCGGCTTTCTGGCTCCGCTGCTGGTCCTGATCCTGCGGCTGTTGCAGGGGCTGGCCCTCGGTGGTGAGTACGGCGGGGCGGCTACCTACGTGGCCGAACACGCACCGACCGGGCAGCGTGGTTACTGGACGTCGTGGATTCAGACGACGGCTACGGTTGGTCTGTTCGTATCGCTGATCGTGATTCTACTGACCCGCTCATCGATGTCGAAAGAAGCATTCGACGAGTGGGGCTGGCGGGTGCCGTTTATCGCGTCGGTACTGATGGTCGGCATTTCGTACATCATCCGGCGGAATATGCACGAGTCGCCCCTGTTTGCGAAGGCGAAAGCCGAAGGTAAAACGTCGGCCAACCCACTCAAGGAAAGCTTCGGCAACAAGTACAATTTCAAGTTTGTGCTGCTCGCGCTGTTTGGTGCTACGATGGGTCAGGGTGTGGTGTGGTATACGGGTCAGTTCTACGCCATGAACTTTATCAAGACGGTCTGCAACGTCGACGCGATGCAGTCGGATGAGCTGATGTCGGTCGCCCTGCTGATGGGTACGCCATTCTTCGTGGTGTTCGGCTGGCTGTCGGACAAAATCGGTCGCAAAGGCATCATGATGGCGGGTATGCTGGTCGCCATTCTGTCGTACCGCACGCTGTACGAGAAGATGTACCAGACGACAAACGTTAAGAAGAAGCAGGAGATCACGGCTAATTTCTCCGCCGATTCGACCACGGCTCCCGACCCAAAAGTGGCCGGTGGTATGATTAAGACCAAAACCGTGAAGCGCGAATACACCGACGGCACAAAGCTAACGGAGGTGACGAAAACCAAGATTGCCGCCGACCCTTCGGCCGAACCCGCCAAGCTGGACGCAGCCCGGCCCGACGTGAAGAAAACCCTGCTCATCAACAGTTCCGACCGGTGGTCGCTGATCTGGCTGGTATTTATCCAGGTGATTTTCGTAACGCTGGTGTACGGTCCGATTGCTGCCTTCCTGGTCGAGATGTTCCCGGTGCAGATTCGTTACACGTCGATGTCGCTGCCGTATCACATCGGTAATGGTGTGTTTGGTGGTCTGCTGCCAGCCGTAGCGACGTATCTGGCTACTGGTGCGAAAGAAGCTAACACGGCCGCCGAAAAAGCAGGATCGGCCCTCCCCTACGCGGCTCCCTATCTGGAGGGCTTATGGTACCCGATTATCGTGGCCGCCGTCAGCCTGCTCATCGGTATTTTCTACATCAAAAACCGGGCGCAGGTAGTCGATTAA
- a CDS encoding response regulator transcription factor, producing the protein MPAHVLIADDDPSILLSLEFLMKKQGYQVLIARDGTEAYDLLQQHRPDVLLLDIMMPGMNGYELCTYVRQTPGFERVKVVFLSAKSKEVDIQQGYKAGADLYLPKPFSTRELAAKVRELIQLNPTAGNA; encoded by the coding sequence ATGCCTGCTCACGTTCTGATTGCCGATGATGACCCCAGCATCCTGCTGTCGCTGGAATTTCTGATGAAAAAGCAAGGCTATCAGGTGCTGATTGCCCGCGACGGTACCGAAGCCTACGATTTGCTCCAGCAACACCGCCCCGACGTGCTACTGCTGGACATTATGATGCCCGGCATGAACGGCTACGAACTCTGTACGTATGTGCGCCAGACGCCCGGTTTCGAGCGGGTAAAAGTGGTCTTCCTGAGTGCCAAGAGCAAAGAAGTGGATATTCAGCAGGGCTACAAAGCGGGGGCCGACCTCTACCTGCCCAAACCCTTCTCGACCCGCGAACTGGCTGCGAAAGTTCGTGAGCTGATCCAGTTGAACCCAACGGCGGGCAACGCCTGA
- the pdxH gene encoding pyridoxamine 5'-phosphate oxidase, with the protein MTASISDLRKEYTRQGLDLSDVLPDPVAQFRRWFDAALQAGVAEPNAMHLCTVGANGRPDGRIVLLKDVSDAGFVFYTNYESRKSRDMLANPFACLTFFYPDLEQQIRVEGRVEKVSEAESDAYFGSRPRGSQIGAWVSPQSQPIDGRDVLTDRQQQYETQFADQPVPRPPHWGGFRVVPDLIEFWQGRPSRLHDRVRYQRADTSTANWQLDRLAP; encoded by the coding sequence ATGACCGCTTCCATCAGCGATTTACGAAAAGAATATACCCGACAGGGACTCGACCTGTCGGATGTCCTGCCTGATCCGGTTGCGCAGTTCCGCCGGTGGTTCGACGCGGCTTTGCAGGCTGGCGTGGCCGAACCGAACGCTATGCATCTCTGCACAGTAGGGGCCAACGGTCGTCCCGATGGGCGGATCGTGTTGCTCAAAGACGTGTCGGACGCTGGTTTTGTTTTCTATACGAACTACGAAAGTCGCAAAAGCCGGGATATGTTGGCCAACCCATTCGCCTGTCTGACGTTTTTTTACCCCGATCTTGAGCAGCAAATCCGGGTGGAAGGCCGGGTAGAGAAAGTGAGCGAGGCCGAGTCAGACGCGTATTTCGGCAGTCGGCCCCGGGGCAGCCAGATTGGCGCGTGGGTATCGCCCCAGAGCCAGCCGATCGATGGGCGCGATGTGCTGACCGACCGGCAGCAGCAGTACGAAACCCAGTTTGCCGATCAGCCCGTGCCGCGCCCTCCGCACTGGGGCGGCTTTCGCGTGGTTCCCGACCTGATCGAGTTCTGGCAGGGTCGTCCCAGCCGCCTGCACGACCGGGTCCGTTATCAGCGCGCCGACACGAGCACGGCCAACTGGCAGCTTGACCGACTCGCCCCTTAG
- a CDS encoding DUF349 domain-containing protein translates to MANQEQEINQPSDTPTPATDTLAAHTPDETNAPSLPTDSSDTAETPSASTQPVEAPADLATEPVTDDVAPLETSAQTPAADVPADEPVSTPEATGDVVATDESTASTELSPAAEIAVAAPAELPGVDAPGVDTADASASEQPADAVEVADAVPTDEISAEYANVAETDEADEAQPELSLDYSQFSREDFVQLLETQLAAVSKPEVTPGDFKKADQVLKESKPPFDQMKRAEREAAMQAYVAETGAEEGFAFKQDDTVQRYDDLYKQIKSLKNTYFQNLDKAKDGNFAAKTDLLTRLRELVETDESNAGDPKTSWNEFKKIQDEWKAAGNMNSPHNATLWATYHALVDRYYSNRNIYFELKDLDRKRNVGLKTEVIEKVEAMVKASEETPVTRQTIDEANALFEEYKHIGPAPKAEQEVLWGRMKAALDVLYDKRRGQTNEQRKESAQLYEEKSAIYEELVPITSFTSSSINDWNDKTKAVMALQDRWNGIKGPMPREEGKELSKKFWAALKTFFHNKGEFFKQLESKREENLRQKTELCERVETILASGEESPEMTQMVIDLQRQWKNIGQVPEKQKNSIFDRFKAACDAFFNKKRSKNQDTDREFEANLAKKTALIERIEAAATENADLSQLNEFKKEWTEIGFVPKKDMQTTQKRYINAVNALVGATGKIPAKDKERIMQQSEAEMGRGGGRPAGGGGQRGGRDRDRDRGDYGRNEYSRGDYGNTSGNKRESDIRRRMTAIENDIATYRNNIEFFARSKNADKLRADIDQKIADAEKQLDSLRQEMRAAQE, encoded by the coding sequence ATGGCAAATCAGGAACAGGAAATCAACCAGCCGTCGGATACACCAACGCCCGCAACCGATACGCTGGCCGCACATACCCCCGACGAGACGAACGCCCCGTCGCTGCCCACTGACAGCAGCGATACGGCTGAAACGCCTTCGGCATCAACACAGCCCGTAGAGGCTCCCGCCGACTTGGCGACTGAACCCGTGACTGATGACGTCGCGCCGTTGGAAACCAGCGCCCAGACGCCTGCTGCTGACGTACCTGCCGATGAGCCGGTATCGACTCCGGAAGCGACAGGCGATGTGGTCGCCACCGACGAGTCTACCGCATCAACCGAGTTGAGCCCGGCAGCAGAAATTGCCGTAGCAGCCCCCGCTGAACTTCCCGGCGTGGATGCGCCCGGCGTGGATACTGCTGACGCGTCTGCGTCAGAACAGCCTGCCGATGCGGTAGAGGTGGCCGATGCTGTGCCGACCGATGAAATCAGTGCTGAATATGCTAACGTCGCTGAAACCGACGAAGCTGATGAAGCGCAGCCCGAACTGTCGCTCGACTACAGTCAGTTTTCGCGGGAAGACTTCGTTCAGTTACTCGAAACGCAACTCGCAGCGGTCAGCAAGCCGGAAGTAACGCCCGGCGATTTCAAAAAGGCCGATCAGGTGCTGAAAGAAAGCAAGCCCCCGTTCGATCAGATGAAGCGGGCCGAGCGCGAAGCCGCCATGCAGGCATATGTCGCTGAAACCGGCGCGGAAGAAGGCTTCGCTTTCAAGCAGGACGATACCGTACAACGCTACGACGATCTGTACAAGCAGATCAAGAGCCTGAAAAACACGTATTTTCAGAACCTCGATAAAGCGAAAGACGGCAATTTTGCCGCGAAGACCGATCTGCTGACCCGTCTGCGCGAGCTGGTAGAAACCGACGAGTCGAATGCGGGTGACCCCAAGACAAGCTGGAACGAGTTCAAGAAAATTCAGGACGAGTGGAAGGCTGCCGGGAACATGAATTCCCCGCACAACGCCACGCTCTGGGCTACCTACCACGCGCTCGTTGATCGCTATTACAGCAACCGCAACATCTACTTTGAACTGAAGGATCTCGACCGGAAGCGGAACGTAGGTCTGAAGACTGAAGTGATCGAGAAAGTTGAAGCGATGGTAAAAGCGTCGGAGGAAACGCCCGTTACGCGGCAAACCATCGACGAAGCCAACGCGCTGTTTGAGGAATACAAACACATTGGCCCGGCTCCTAAGGCCGAGCAGGAAGTGCTGTGGGGTCGGATGAAGGCTGCGCTCGACGTGCTGTACGACAAACGGCGTGGGCAGACCAACGAGCAGCGAAAAGAGTCGGCTCAGCTTTACGAAGAGAAGTCGGCGATCTACGAAGAACTTGTACCGATCACCTCCTTCACGTCGAGCAGTATCAACGACTGGAACGACAAGACGAAGGCTGTCATGGCCTTGCAGGACCGGTGGAACGGCATCAAAGGACCGATGCCTCGCGAGGAAGGAAAGGAACTGAGCAAGAAGTTCTGGGCCGCGCTGAAAACATTCTTCCATAACAAGGGCGAATTCTTCAAGCAACTGGAGAGCAAACGGGAAGAAAATCTGCGCCAGAAAACGGAACTCTGCGAGCGTGTAGAAACGATACTGGCGTCGGGCGAGGAATCACCCGAAATGACCCAGATGGTCATCGACCTGCAACGGCAGTGGAAGAACATCGGTCAGGTGCCGGAGAAGCAGAAAAACTCGATTTTCGATCGTTTCAAAGCTGCGTGTGACGCTTTCTTCAACAAAAAGCGGTCGAAAAATCAGGACACCGATCGCGAATTTGAAGCTAACCTGGCTAAGAAAACGGCCCTGATTGAGCGGATCGAAGCCGCTGCGACAGAAAACGCTGACCTGTCGCAACTCAACGAGTTCAAGAAGGAGTGGACCGAAATCGGGTTTGTGCCGAAGAAAGACATGCAGACCACGCAGAAGCGGTATATCAACGCCGTGAATGCATTGGTTGGCGCTACGGGCAAGATTCCGGCTAAAGACAAGGAGCGGATCATGCAGCAGAGCGAAGCCGAGATGGGCCGGGGCGGTGGCCGTCCGGCTGGTGGCGGTGGTCAGCGCGGTGGTCGTGACCGGGATCGGGATCGTGGCGACTACGGCCGTAATGAGTACAGCCGGGGCGATTACGGCAACACGAGTGGCAACAAGCGTGAGAGCGACATCCGTCGTCGCATGACGGCGATTGAAAATGACATCGCAACGTATCGTAACAACATCGAATTTTTTGCCCGCTCGAAAAACGCCGATAAACTTCGCGCCGACATCGATCAGAAAATTGCTGACGCTGAGAAACAGCTTGATAGCCTGCGTCAGGAGATGCGGGCCGCGCAGGAATAG